One segment of Paraburkholderia sp. PGU19 DNA contains the following:
- a CDS encoding AAA family ATPase — MKDAIVFTARLFPPILTGVLMGAGVGSVLHLHDGHRLLAMLACTGLAFALHRFVRAARWLMVTGTFAMLMLAIGQYSALSAGLFGVGIVLWLALCAGRGYCRTGQPTQRSVQQPVPRSGAQDSSGQPAPQRAYALDDRVLRARFAFDAITGMADTKNRLLNAARDILTNHAQARNGILLSGEPGNGKTMLAEALAGEFQIPFFSIAYQDIASKWINETPERVKAAFAQATQLGQAVFLIDEVDGFIKARHDSHHMNRDLTNTMLTEIVRLRGTRIILVAATNDLDWLDGAAVREGRFDFKIEVPPPDAPAREALLSRTVFQALGPNALSAPVLESLAARWEGFSAARLMAIGPQLADMRREGLFGNGAVSFDIATQAMRRIQGSRGHLPEKTKTVEEIIMPEDSRDELKRLALRLRHVHRMEQLGGALPRGVLFYGPPGTGKTQAAMAIAKSSGWAVLKTTGAELLASHSAWSQLYWQAKDLRPCIVFVDEADDVFRNRRMSSVVSVTNRILASIDGTDGRVPDVLVIAATNHPEALDPAVLRGGRLEQKVRFDVPSRESLATYIRSRLKFKAGDTFAISRHTVECVITALEGCSIADTDAALQRLIDEAAARHIESGVSTITTADVHAALSTLDISVG; from the coding sequence ATGAAGGATGCCATCGTATTCACGGCCCGTTTGTTCCCTCCGATCCTCACTGGCGTCCTCATGGGTGCCGGCGTTGGATCCGTTCTTCACCTCCATGACGGGCACCGGTTGCTCGCGATGCTGGCCTGCACGGGCTTGGCATTCGCGCTTCACCGCTTTGTCCGCGCCGCCCGCTGGCTGATGGTCACCGGGACCTTCGCCATGCTTATGCTTGCGATTGGTCAGTATTCCGCGCTGAGCGCTGGTCTGTTCGGCGTCGGAATCGTACTGTGGCTGGCATTGTGTGCCGGGCGCGGGTACTGCAGGACCGGCCAACCCACCCAGCGCTCCGTACAACAGCCCGTCCCACGCTCAGGGGCACAGGATTCATCAGGTCAACCAGCGCCTCAGCGAGCGTACGCCCTGGACGACCGCGTATTGCGCGCCCGGTTCGCCTTTGACGCCATCACCGGCATGGCCGACACAAAGAACCGGCTACTCAACGCGGCGCGCGACATCCTCACCAACCACGCTCAGGCGAGAAACGGCATCCTGCTGTCCGGCGAGCCCGGCAATGGAAAAACCATGCTTGCCGAAGCACTCGCCGGAGAGTTCCAGATCCCTTTCTTCTCGATTGCCTATCAGGACATCGCCTCGAAGTGGATCAATGAAACACCTGAACGCGTGAAGGCGGCTTTTGCGCAGGCCACTCAGCTAGGTCAGGCTGTTTTCCTGATTGATGAGGTGGACGGATTCATCAAGGCGAGGCACGACTCCCACCACATGAATCGCGATCTGACGAACACGATGCTCACCGAGATCGTCCGCCTGCGCGGCACCCGAATTATCCTGGTCGCCGCCACCAACGATCTCGACTGGCTCGACGGGGCCGCGGTGCGCGAGGGTCGCTTCGACTTCAAGATCGAGGTGCCACCGCCAGATGCGCCAGCACGTGAAGCGCTGCTTTCCCGTACCGTCTTCCAGGCGCTGGGACCCAACGCCCTCAGTGCACCCGTGCTCGAAAGCCTCGCCGCCCGCTGGGAAGGGTTCAGTGCGGCTCGTCTGATGGCCATCGGCCCTCAACTTGCCGACATGCGGCGCGAAGGTCTTTTCGGAAATGGAGCCGTTTCGTTCGATATTGCCACGCAGGCGATGCGTCGCATCCAGGGATCGAGGGGTCACCTCCCGGAGAAGACCAAAACGGTAGAGGAAATCATCATGCCCGAGGACTCGCGTGATGAACTTAAACGGCTTGCGCTGCGCCTGCGCCATGTTCACCGCATGGAACAGCTGGGCGGCGCGCTTCCCCGCGGCGTACTGTTCTATGGCCCACCGGGCACCGGCAAGACGCAGGCCGCAATGGCCATCGCAAAGTCCAGCGGATGGGCGGTTCTCAAGACAACCGGCGCCGAGCTTCTCGCCAGCCATTCCGCGTGGAGCCAGCTATATTGGCAGGCGAAGGACCTGCGGCCGTGCATCGTATTCGTCGACGAGGCGGATGACGTCTTCCGGAATAGGCGGATGTCCTCTGTTGTATCCGTGACGAACCGCATTCTTGCCTCGATCGACGGCACCGATGGCCGCGTGCCTGACGTACTGGTGATTGCGGCTACCAATCATCCGGAAGCACTGGATCCAGCGGTGCTGCGTGGCGGCCGCCTCGAGCAGAAGGTCCGCTTTGATGTGCCGTCACGTGAGTCGCTCGCGACTTATATCCGCTCCCGGCTGAAGTTCAAGGCGGGAGACACCTTTGCAATTTCGCGGCACACCGTGGAATGCGTAATCACGGCGCTTGAGGGCTGCTCGATCGCCGACACGGACGCCGCATTGCAGCGGCTCATCGACGAGGCCGCGGCACGCCATATCGAATCCGGAGTCTCAACCATTACGACCGCCGATGTGCACGCAGCGCTTTCAACACTAGATATTTCCGTCGGTTGA
- a CDS encoding helix-turn-helix domain-containing protein: MEKRYQQLQSEERLTIASQNLQGSSIRAMAHMLGRSPATVSRELARNCGPDRYASVPAQALSVARRIAGRRPAKLDPQGVTWRIVLTLVDWKWSP; this comes from the coding sequence ATGGAAAAACGATACCAGCAACTCCAGTCTGAAGAGCGGCTGACGATTGCCAGCCAGAATCTGCAGGGTTCAAGCATACGGGCCATGGCCCATATGCTTGGGCGCTCACCTGCAACGGTGAGTCGCGAACTGGCTCGCAACTGCGGGCCTGACCGCTATGCTTCGGTGCCGGCCCAGGCGCTAAGCGTGGCGCGACGTATCGCTGGCCGGCGTCCCGCCAAGCTTGACCCGCAAGGTGTTACGTGGCGCATCGTCCTCACGCTGGTGGACTGGAAATGGTCGCCTTAG
- a CDS encoding alpha/beta hydrolase, with amino-acid sequence MKRLTVDVAGTQASYLAAGESGPVILMLHGTYWSRVWQPVMDDLARAGFRAIAVDFPGLGRSGGELTVEQASIPALADWVVEFLRALRIDEPILLAGHDIGGGVAQHILVDEKIRVEKLALVNAVMFDSWPVPGVARFRDPAVAAATTHEDILAARRKSVMTALGRPAGEDEISEYLDPWQDARVARSWLALAGAAYSHYTTALVPQLRVSKTPKVLIWGEDDTFQSVENAEYFVSQIPYSRLVRIPKAGHIPMENDASAVAQAMIEFFA; translated from the coding sequence ATGAAACGATTGACTGTCGATGTGGCGGGCACCCAAGCCAGCTACCTTGCCGCGGGTGAAAGCGGTCCCGTGATACTCATGCTTCACGGTACATATTGGAGCCGCGTCTGGCAGCCCGTGATGGACGATCTGGCGCGCGCCGGCTTTCGGGCGATTGCGGTTGATTTTCCCGGCCTCGGCCGTTCGGGCGGTGAACTGACGGTTGAACAGGCATCGATTCCCGCTCTCGCCGATTGGGTCGTCGAGTTCCTGCGGGCGCTTCGTATCGACGAACCGATTCTGCTTGCGGGACACGATATTGGTGGTGGCGTTGCGCAGCACATCCTTGTGGACGAGAAAATTCGCGTCGAGAAGCTCGCGCTCGTCAATGCGGTGATGTTCGACTCATGGCCCGTGCCGGGCGTAGCGCGGTTTAGGGATCCTGCCGTAGCAGCGGCGACGACGCATGAAGATATCCTTGCCGCGCGCCGCAAATCGGTGATGACCGCGCTTGGCCGTCCGGCAGGGGAGGACGAAATCAGCGAATACCTCGATCCCTGGCAAGACGCACGGGTGGCGCGCTCGTGGCTTGCGCTGGCGGGCGCCGCGTATAGCCACTATACGACCGCGCTAGTGCCCCAGTTGCGCGTTTCGAAGACACCGAAGGTGCTGATATGGGGCGAAGACGATACGTTCCAGTCGGTTGAAAATGCGGAGTACTTTGTCTCGCAGATTCCGTACTCCAGGCTGGTGAGAATTCCAAAGGCCGGACATATTCCGATGGAAAACGATGCTTCGGCGGTGGCGCAGGCAATGATTGAGTTCTTTGCTTGA
- a CDS encoding 2,4'-dihydroxyacetophenone dioxygenase family protein — protein MNPRKPDENAIPYQLAQPQDMTADLVHLGVLDTYLQDDNLWVPTTSTVSFKPLLLNASQGYYVNLLRVRQSGVLSRHRHTGPVHALVLKGRWYYLEHEWIAEQGSYAHEPAGETHTLYVPEDVTEMITWFHVTGGYTYVDPEGVAVGYEDVFTKIDAARKHYESIGLGADYVKRLIR, from the coding sequence ATGAACCCACGAAAACCCGACGAAAATGCAATTCCGTACCAACTCGCGCAGCCGCAGGACATGACTGCGGACCTTGTCCATCTCGGCGTGCTCGACACCTATCTGCAGGACGACAACCTGTGGGTACCCACCACTTCCACGGTTTCTTTCAAGCCGCTTCTGCTGAACGCAAGTCAGGGCTATTACGTGAACCTGCTGCGCGTGCGGCAGTCAGGAGTGCTGTCGCGTCATCGTCACACCGGGCCTGTTCACGCGCTCGTGCTCAAAGGGCGCTGGTACTACCTCGAGCATGAATGGATCGCCGAACAGGGCAGCTACGCGCATGAGCCGGCGGGCGAAACGCATACGCTGTACGTGCCCGAAGATGTCACGGAAATGATCACCTGGTTCCATGTGACGGGTGGTTATACGTATGTCGATCCAGAAGGTGTCGCGGTCGGCTATGAAGATGTGTTCACGAAGATCGACGCGGCGCGCAAGCACTATGAATCGATTGGCCTCGGCGCGGACTATGTGAAGCGCTTGATCCGCTAA
- a CDS encoding TetR/AcrR family transcriptional regulator has protein sequence MARPREFDEERALEAARDAFWEHGYEGTSTRDLVKYTGLTQPSLYNAFGDKRALFRRALEHYLDHTLRSRLARLEHEFTPALAVTAYFAEIIQRSGSDIGQRGCMLVNSVLEKDQHADGLQEAIASELAEIKGFFHRSIVAAQKRRDVPKSISADDASAHLLTLLLGMRVLARIGPDVELLRSAVEVSLATLGLPRLREAENNKRSK, from the coding sequence ATGGCAAGGCCAAGAGAGTTCGATGAAGAGCGCGCGCTCGAAGCGGCGCGCGACGCGTTCTGGGAGCACGGCTACGAAGGCACGTCCACGCGCGACCTGGTGAAATACACCGGCCTGACACAGCCCAGCCTCTACAACGCGTTCGGCGACAAACGCGCGTTGTTTCGCCGCGCGCTCGAACATTACCTCGATCACACGTTGAGAAGCCGGCTAGCAAGGCTGGAACATGAATTCACGCCCGCTCTCGCCGTGACCGCCTATTTTGCCGAGATCATTCAGCGCAGCGGATCGGATATCGGCCAGCGAGGCTGCATGCTGGTCAACTCCGTGCTGGAGAAAGACCAGCATGCGGACGGTTTGCAGGAAGCCATCGCGAGCGAGCTGGCTGAGATAAAGGGGTTCTTTCATCGAAGCATCGTTGCCGCGCAGAAGCGCCGCGACGTTCCCAAAAGCATTAGCGCCGATGACGCATCCGCTCATCTCCTCACGCTGCTGCTAGGCATGCGCGTGCTCGCGCGCATCGGTCCCGATGTCGAACTGCTGCGCTCGGCCGTGGAAGTATCGCTGGCTACGCTAGGTTTGCCGCGCCTGCGGGAGGCCGAAAACAACAAGCGCAGCAAATGA
- a CDS encoding SDR family oxidoreductase, whose protein sequence is MTQRTFLITGASKGIGRALSERLARAGHQVVGIARRTDDPTFPGTLVSIDLADRDATDKGLRELTSRYAFDGVVNNMGFVKLARLGEIELDDLDRTFSTNLAPAVQTAQALLPNMKEKGWGRIVNLSSLVVLGVAQRSTYAAAKSAMISFTRTWALELADTGITVNSVAPGPTETEMFRENTPVGSEAEKRFLSLVPMKRLGKPDELAASVEFFLSEPAGFITGQTLYVDGGASIGKAAI, encoded by the coding sequence ATGACGCAACGTACTTTTCTTATCACTGGCGCGAGCAAAGGCATTGGCCGCGCGCTGTCCGAGCGGCTCGCCCGCGCAGGCCATCAGGTTGTCGGCATCGCACGTCGCACTGATGACCCGACCTTCCCCGGCACACTGGTGAGCATCGATCTCGCCGATCGCGACGCTACCGACAAAGGCTTGCGCGAACTGACCTCGCGCTACGCGTTCGACGGTGTCGTCAACAACATGGGCTTCGTCAAGCTCGCACGGCTCGGCGAGATCGAACTCGACGATCTGGACCGCACGTTCAGCACGAATCTCGCGCCCGCCGTGCAAACCGCGCAGGCGTTGCTGCCGAACATGAAGGAGAAAGGCTGGGGACGCATCGTCAATCTGTCGAGCCTGGTCGTGCTGGGCGTCGCGCAGCGAAGCACGTATGCAGCCGCCAAGAGCGCGATGATCAGCTTCACGCGCACATGGGCGCTCGAGCTTGCCGACACCGGCATCACCGTCAATTCCGTGGCACCTGGCCCGACCGAAACTGAGATGTTCCGTGAAAACACGCCCGTCGGCAGCGAAGCCGAGAAGCGCTTCCTGTCGCTCGTGCCGATGAAGCGCTTAGGCAAGCCGGACGAACTCGCGGCGAGCGTCGAGTTCTTCCTTTCCGAGCCGGCAGGGTTCATCACCGGGCAGACGCTGTATGTCGATGGTGGCGCATCGATTGGCAAGGCGGCGATCTGA
- a CDS encoding PAS domain-containing sensor histidine kinase: MSDIHKTHHTARETAEQFRILVQGVSDYAIYMLSPAGIVTSWNVGAERIKGYSHAEILGRHFSCFYTDEDRAAGAPAMILATAAREGRAEREGWRVRKDGSRFWAHVVVDAIRDERGELVGFAKVTRDITERKQSAAALEKANIALFQAQKMEAIGRLTGGVAHDFNNLLAVLSNGLQVLATQSRTHLDMKMIDGMRRAIDRGASLTQQLLSFARQQPLRPEVHDLNMLIRDFEPMLVKVRADNITKCELGLAGESAFALVDAARFEATLLNLVVNAVDAMPDGGTVTIATTTVESDRAVTAVLPAGRYVRISVSDTGTGMPQKVLEQAFEPFFTTKPAGKGTGLGLSQVYGFITQSGGDVVISSVEGEGTTIDLYLPMAQPVESANTFVPSKVETVLLVEDEPDVLGLATELFRSIGYEVVVASSASEAVEILKERDDIDVVFTDITMPHGMSGMDLAHHVRAGYPAVKVVLTSGYPLATLRDEYGAFNEFPFVYKPYRLADLAKALRA; encoded by the coding sequence ATGAGCGACATTCACAAGACGCACCATACGGCGCGCGAGACAGCGGAGCAATTCCGCATCCTCGTACAGGGTGTGAGCGACTACGCGATCTACATGCTGTCGCCCGCCGGCATCGTGACGAGCTGGAACGTCGGTGCCGAGCGGATCAAAGGGTACAGCCACGCCGAGATTCTTGGCCGGCACTTCTCGTGTTTCTATACGGATGAGGACAGAGCGGCCGGCGCGCCAGCCATGATTCTCGCGACGGCGGCGCGGGAAGGCCGCGCGGAACGCGAGGGATGGCGCGTGCGCAAAGACGGCAGCCGCTTCTGGGCGCACGTGGTGGTCGATGCGATTCGCGACGAACGCGGCGAGCTGGTCGGTTTTGCCAAGGTCACGCGCGACATTACCGAACGCAAGCAGTCGGCGGCTGCGCTAGAAAAGGCAAATATCGCGCTGTTCCAGGCGCAGAAGATGGAGGCGATTGGCCGGCTCACGGGCGGTGTCGCGCACGACTTCAACAATCTGCTCGCGGTGTTGTCCAATGGCCTGCAGGTGCTGGCCACCCAGTCGCGCACGCACCTGGACATGAAGATGATCGACGGCATGCGCCGGGCCATCGATCGCGGCGCTTCGCTCACGCAGCAACTGCTGTCTTTCGCGCGCCAGCAGCCGTTGCGGCCGGAAGTCCATGATCTGAACATGCTGATCCGCGATTTTGAGCCGATGCTCGTGAAAGTCCGTGCCGATAACATTACAAAATGCGAGCTCGGCCTGGCGGGAGAGTCTGCGTTCGCGCTCGTCGATGCCGCGCGGTTCGAAGCGACCCTGCTCAATCTCGTCGTCAACGCCGTGGACGCGATGCCCGACGGCGGGACAGTGACGATCGCGACGACCACCGTCGAATCGGACCGAGCGGTCACGGCCGTGTTGCCGGCGGGCCGCTACGTACGGATTTCCGTATCCGATACGGGAACGGGCATGCCTCAGAAAGTGCTGGAACAGGCTTTCGAACCGTTCTTTACGACGAAGCCGGCTGGCAAGGGCACGGGACTCGGGCTGAGCCAGGTCTACGGGTTTATCACCCAGTCGGGCGGCGATGTCGTGATATCGAGCGTCGAAGGAGAAGGCACGACCATCGATCTCTATCTGCCGATGGCACAGCCCGTGGAGTCGGCGAATACCTTTGTCCCTTCGAAAGTCGAAACGGTTTTACTGGTCGAAGATGAACCGGACGTGCTGGGGCTTGCGACGGAACTGTTCCGCAGCATCGGATATGAAGTCGTAGTGGCGAGCAGCGCTTCCGAGGCCGTGGAGATTCTGAAGGAGCGCGACGATATCGACGTGGTCTTCACGGATATCACGATGCCGCACGGCATGAGCGGCATGGACCTGGCGCACCATGTCCGCGCCGGATATCCGGCCGTCAAGGTGGTGCTGACATCGGGCTACCCGCTCGCGACCTTGCGCGACGAGTACGGTGCTTTCAACGAGTTTCCGTTTGTCTACAAGCCGTACCGGCTCGCCGATCTCGCGAAGGCGCTGCGGGCATGA
- a CDS encoding response regulator: MANVLLVDDDEENLWSLQLALESDGHHVSVAGDANCALDILRRESFQLMITDYEMPGIDGAELCRLVHEQPAHSGLPIVLLSAAAEPQSFPQSWTRFLRKPARIQDLTATLDVHAAMHQPAIGSLHPKASVRAVLRCQSLPASRWIPVDAGCWP, translated from the coding sequence GTGGCAAATGTACTGCTGGTCGACGACGACGAGGAGAACCTCTGGTCGCTGCAACTGGCGCTTGAAAGCGACGGTCACCACGTGAGCGTCGCTGGAGATGCCAACTGCGCACTGGATATCCTGCGTCGGGAATCGTTCCAGCTGATGATCACGGACTATGAGATGCCCGGCATCGACGGCGCCGAGTTGTGCCGTCTGGTGCACGAGCAGCCCGCTCATTCCGGGTTGCCGATCGTGCTGTTGTCGGCTGCTGCCGAACCGCAAAGTTTTCCGCAATCCTGGACGCGGTTTTTGCGCAAACCGGCGCGCATTCAGGATCTGACGGCCACGCTCGACGTCCACGCCGCGATGCACCAGCCCGCCATCGGGTCGCTGCACCCGAAAGCATCCGTGCGCGCAGTCCTGAGATGCCAGAGCCTGCCCGCATCGCGCTGGATTCCCGTCGATGCTGGCTGCTGGCCATAA
- a CDS encoding cytochrome c, translating to MSEDDPRALRLNENRVFLTEGEDDAVARRRAQYAWPADGIDADAQLAVEASVAADGTMAKWHYRARVGDAASEARGSGAQASLPPLLYRHAHASVAVDDPSRAIPAQAHAFARESFIDEVAHDARRDPVALRLDHLDATRDAGAREIIRMVSERAAWGAAPHAAQEPASPWLRGRGFAFDGQAREATTRVEALPDYSPNNAHTRAEPQPMSWSAWVVDLDVNRTTGDIAVRRVVAGQGAGTPDADALQGLPAWQIEEAIARATGVRRIARASHDETGFASGAGTPVSHDLIEAHSERVSNVTTRSASDDRRIEQAAAPVAAAIANALYDATGVRFRAPPFDPEQIRRAFAAAGPAVALEAPAAARRPSRWRRWLAGGSIGGVAGGLIGLACSILPGPSPIAPLPVGAGADASMWSAAMLERGRQVAIAGDCAVCHTAPGGHVNAGGLALETPFGTVWSTNITPDRETGIGAWSYEAFARAMRQGIARDGRHLYPAFPYTAFARMSESDMMALYAYLKSQPAVKQTAPETKLPFPMNQRRLVAGWNWLFHDAREYQPDAQQSALWNRGKYLVDGAGHCGACHTPRNALGAEKGGFAYLGGGSAEGWDAPALVAARAAPVPWTEDALFAYLRTGFSAEHGVAAGPMAPVVAGLASLPESDVRAIAHYIASLSPPVDAAVAAHAAAQRAAGTNADALTAAGFQNGRRMFEAACAVCHAESGGVGHLGVRPLMGLNTSVSQASPANLLRVMMYGIDQPATEGLGYMPGFKDSFDDQQLAELAGYIRARYAPGQPAWHDLAVTAARVREAVH from the coding sequence ATGAGCGAGGACGATCCGCGGGCGTTGCGGCTGAACGAAAATCGCGTGTTCCTGACGGAAGGCGAGGATGATGCCGTTGCCCGACGTCGCGCGCAGTACGCATGGCCCGCCGACGGCATCGATGCGGATGCGCAACTCGCTGTCGAAGCGAGCGTCGCGGCGGACGGCACGATGGCGAAGTGGCACTATCGTGCGCGCGTCGGCGATGCGGCGAGCGAGGCGCGTGGGTCCGGCGCGCAAGCATCGCTGCCGCCGTTGCTGTATCGCCATGCACACGCGAGCGTCGCCGTCGACGATCCATCGCGGGCGATTCCCGCGCAAGCTCATGCGTTCGCGCGCGAGTCGTTCATCGACGAAGTGGCGCACGACGCGCGGCGCGATCCCGTCGCGCTGCGGCTCGATCATCTCGATGCCACGCGCGACGCCGGCGCGCGAGAAATCATTCGCATGGTGAGCGAGCGCGCGGCGTGGGGCGCCGCGCCGCATGCGGCTCAAGAACCTGCTTCGCCGTGGCTGCGCGGTCGCGGCTTTGCGTTCGACGGCCAGGCGCGCGAAGCAACTACGCGCGTCGAGGCACTGCCTGACTATTCGCCGAACAACGCGCATACGCGCGCTGAGCCGCAGCCGATGAGCTGGTCGGCGTGGGTGGTCGATCTCGACGTCAATCGCACAACGGGCGATATCGCCGTGCGCCGCGTCGTGGCGGGCCAGGGCGCGGGAACGCCGGATGCCGACGCGCTGCAAGGGCTGCCCGCGTGGCAGATCGAAGAGGCGATTGCGCGCGCAACCGGTGTGCGCCGGATCGCGCGCGCGTCGCATGATGAAACGGGTTTTGCGTCGGGCGCGGGCACACCTGTCTCGCACGATCTGATCGAAGCGCACAGCGAGCGGGTATCGAACGTCACCACGCGCTCCGCATCGGACGACCGACGCATCGAGCAGGCGGCTGCGCCCGTCGCCGCAGCGATCGCCAATGCGCTCTACGATGCGACGGGCGTGCGCTTTCGCGCGCCGCCGTTCGACCCCGAACAGATTCGCCGCGCGTTCGCCGCAGCAGGTCCCGCCGTCGCGCTCGAAGCGCCCGCGGCGGCGCGCCGGCCGTCGCGCTGGCGCCGCTGGCTGGCGGGCGGCAGTATCGGCGGCGTGGCGGGCGGCTTGATCGGGCTCGCGTGCTCGATCCTGCCTGGGCCGTCGCCGATTGCGCCGTTGCCCGTAGGCGCAGGTGCCGACGCATCGATGTGGAGCGCGGCGATGCTCGAACGCGGGCGTCAGGTTGCGATTGCAGGCGACTGCGCCGTGTGTCACACGGCGCCCGGCGGGCACGTCAATGCGGGCGGCCTCGCGCTGGAGACGCCGTTCGGCACCGTCTGGTCGACCAACATCACGCCCGACCGCGAGACGGGCATCGGCGCGTGGTCATATGAAGCGTTCGCGCGCGCGATGCGCCAGGGCATTGCACGCGACGGCCGGCATCTGTATCCGGCGTTCCCGTACACGGCGTTTGCTCGCATGAGCGAATCCGACATGATGGCGCTATACGCGTACCTGAAGTCGCAGCCTGCCGTGAAGCAGACCGCGCCCGAAACGAAGCTACCGTTCCCGATGAACCAGCGGCGGCTCGTCGCGGGCTGGAACTGGCTGTTTCATGATGCTCGCGAATACCAGCCCGACGCGCAGCAGTCGGCGCTGTGGAATCGCGGCAAGTATCTGGTGGATGGCGCGGGGCATTGCGGCGCGTGCCATACGCCGCGCAATGCGCTGGGCGCGGAGAAGGGCGGCTTTGCGTATCTCGGCGGTGGCAGCGCCGAAGGCTGGGACGCGCCGGCGCTCGTCGCCGCGCGAGCGGCGCCCGTGCCGTGGACGGAAGACGCGCTGTTCGCCTATCTGCGCACAGGATTCTCCGCCGAGCACGGCGTCGCCGCGGGACCGATGGCGCCCGTCGTGGCGGGACTTGCGAGTCTGCCCGAGTCGGACGTGCGCGCGATAGCGCATTACATCGCGTCGCTTTCTCCGCCCGTCGATGCCGCCGTCGCCGCGCACGCGGCCGCGCAGCGCGCCGCAGGGACGAACGCGGATGCGCTGACAGCGGCCGGTTTCCAGAACGGACGGCGCATGTTCGAGGCGGCTTGCGCGGTATGTCATGCCGAATCGGGCGGCGTGGGCCATCTGGGCGTGCGTCCGTTGATGGGGCTGAACACCAGCGTGAGCCAGGCGAGTCCGGCGAACCTTTTGCGCGTGATGATGTACGGCATCGATCAGCCCGCCACGGAAGGGCTTGGCTACATGCCGGGTTTCAAGGACAGCTTCGACGATCAGCAACTCGCCGAACTGGCAGGCTACATTCGCGCGCGCTATGCGCCCGGCCAGCCTGCATGGCACGATCTCGCGGTGACGGCCGCTCGCGTGCGCGAGGCGGTGCATTGA
- a CDS encoding (2Fe-2S)-binding protein — protein MLQSATHAQPLTLKVNGETRTIEGATPDTPLLYILRNDCELNGPKYGCGLGQCGACTVLVDGQPARSCVVPVAAAHAREVTTLEGLGTPDALHPVQRAFIDEQAAQCGYCLNGMIMSTAALLARNPSPDDDAIRDALRFNLCRCGTHLEIVRAVKRAALYLRQQHGQ, from the coding sequence ATGTTGCAATCCGCTACCCATGCGCAGCCGCTCACGCTGAAGGTGAACGGCGAGACGCGCACCATCGAAGGCGCGACGCCCGACACGCCGCTCCTCTACATTCTGCGCAACGACTGCGAGCTGAACGGTCCGAAGTACGGCTGCGGCCTTGGCCAGTGCGGCGCGTGTACGGTGCTCGTCGATGGTCAGCCCGCGCGTTCGTGTGTCGTGCCCGTCGCGGCGGCGCACGCGCGCGAAGTGACGACGCTCGAAGGACTCGGCACGCCCGACGCGCTGCACCCTGTGCAACGCGCGTTCATCGACGAACAGGCGGCGCAATGCGGATACTGTCTGAACGGCATGATCATGAGCACGGCGGCGCTGCTTGCACGCAACCCGTCGCCGGACGACGACGCGATTCGCGACGCGCTGCGCTTCAATCTGTGCCGTTGCGGCACGCACCTCGAGATCGTGCGGGCCGTGAAGCGCGCGGCACTGTATCTGCGGCAGCAACATGGGCAATGA